From a single Desulforegula conservatrix Mb1Pa genomic region:
- a CDS encoding sigma-54 dependent transcriptional regulator, which translates to MASQIKKTVLVASPSPDVNKAVVKCLGDESYQIDIAIEKDALLDMCRRKRYEFTVVDLGFLESEVHHDDEAEDYQEVLKGFFTEFPAMDVIVMTPSEKTRGAVYCVKAGASDYVTYPVNPSEMRFIIERVQERRRRQHELVYLRDKARETGDRIVLSESKSQLMHEVFEKIQSVAETRTTVMLYGETGTGKSVIAGLIHNHSNRKDRQFISVHCGAIPDTLIESELFGHEKGAFTGAVKRKMGKFEIAHNGTIFLDEIGTITPAVQIKLLQVLQEKRFHRVGGESEIQADVRIIAATNNDLSQMVEDGLFREDLYYRLSVFPIEVPPLRLRTEDIGTLSILFINNLNGLYGKSIEGLHPDVIEAFYAYAWPGNIRELENLIERAYILESSKLLRPESFPADLFTGTRRTIMRELVAETRALNEVRKKAVEETEIRYLKDLLATCNGRISQSAETAGITTRQLHKLLSKYKIQKKDFRRK; encoded by the coding sequence ATGGCTTCTCAGATTAAAAAAACTGTTCTTGTGGCATCTCCTAGTCCGGACGTGAATAAAGCTGTTGTTAAATGTCTTGGTGATGAATCATATCAGATAGATATTGCCATCGAGAAGGACGCTTTACTCGATATGTGCAGGCGTAAACGCTATGAGTTTACGGTTGTTGATCTGGGATTTCTTGAATCTGAAGTGCATCATGATGATGAGGCTGAAGATTACCAGGAAGTGCTTAAAGGCTTTTTTACCGAATTTCCTGCAATGGACGTAATCGTCATGACTCCTTCCGAAAAGACCAGGGGGGCTGTCTACTGCGTCAAGGCTGGCGCAAGCGATTATGTCACATATCCTGTAAACCCTTCTGAAATGAGATTTATAATTGAAAGGGTTCAGGAGCGAAGGCGAAGGCAGCATGAGCTTGTTTATTTGCGTGACAAGGCAAGGGAGACAGGGGACAGGATAGTCTTGTCCGAATCCAAAAGCCAGCTAATGCACGAGGTTTTTGAGAAGATCCAGTCTGTCGCAGAAACCAGAACAACTGTTATGCTATACGGTGAGACAGGTACTGGTAAATCGGTGATTGCCGGTCTGATTCATAATCATAGCAATCGTAAGGATCGACAGTTCATAAGCGTTCACTGTGGAGCCATTCCGGATACACTTATCGAAAGCGAGCTTTTTGGTCATGAAAAGGGTGCTTTTACAGGTGCCGTAAAAAGAAAGATGGGTAAGTTTGAGATTGCACATAATGGTACTATTTTTCTTGATGAAATCGGAACTATTACTCCGGCTGTTCAAATCAAGCTCTTGCAGGTACTCCAGGAAAAACGGTTTCATAGAGTTGGGGGTGAATCAGAAATTCAGGCTGATGTAAGGATAATTGCGGCAACTAATAATGATCTCTCACAAATGGTTGAAGATGGCTTATTCAGAGAGGATCTTTATTATCGCCTGAGCGTTTTTCCAATAGAGGTTCCGCCTTTAAGATTAAGAACCGAAGATATTGGCACTCTTTCTATTCTTTTTATTAATAATTTAAATGGTTTGTACGGAAAAAGCATCGAGGGCTTGCATCCTGATGTGATCGAGGCTTTTTATGCGTATGCGTGGCCAGGAAATATTCGTGAGCTTGAGAATCTGATTGAGAGGGCCTATATCCTTGAATCTTCCAAACTTTTGCGCCCAGAGAGTTTTCCAGCCGATCTGTTTACTGGAACCAGGCGTACTATCATGCGAGAGCTTGTGGCAGAAACAAGGGCATTGAACGAAGTAAGAAAAAAAGCTGTTGAGGAAACAGAAATAAGATACTTGAAGGATCTGCTCGCAACATGCAACGGCAGAATATCACAATCTGCCGAAACAGCAGGAATTACAACACGGCAACTTCATAAGCTTCTTTCAAAATACAAGATTCAAAAAAAAGACTTCAGACGTAAGTAG
- a CDS encoding cupin domain-containing protein, protein MSENIFIKNIPFSETVDLKELVNYESGRVVSRTLAQKQGVGITLFAFDKGEEISTHTAPGDAMVVVLDGKTRITIGDKVLEAVAGQTVVMPANTPHALEALEPFKMLLVVVKP, encoded by the coding sequence ATGTCAGAAAACATATTTATCAAGAATATACCTTTTTCAGAGACCGTTGATCTGAAAGAACTTGTTAATTACGAAAGCGGCCGGGTGGTAAGCAGAACTCTTGCGCAGAAGCAAGGAGTAGGAATTACTCTTTTTGCATTCGATAAAGGCGAGGAAATCAGCACCCATACAGCTCCTGGTGATGCGATGGTTGTTGTGCTTGATGGAAAAACCAGAATTACCATTGGTGATAAAGTGCTTGAAGCTGTGGCCGGCCAGACTGTTGTGATGCCTGCAAATACGCCCCACGCTCTTGAAGCTCTTGAACCTTTTAAAATGCTTCTGGTTGTCGTAAAGCCTTAG
- a CDS encoding acyl CoA:acetate/3-ketoacid CoA transferase — translation MTDTEKSTIKHPILSFSTSGIKKGKIVSAEEAIRVIHSGDTVVVGGFVGTGVPEEILKAIENQFISSTTPNDLTLVYTAGIGSKGEKGVNRLGMAGLLKKVIGGHWGLAPKLQELALDSKIEAYNLPQGVISHMYRDIAAKNPRTISSVGIGTYIDPRNGGGKVNDITKDDIVELINFDGKEYLAYKTFPINVAILRGTTADTDGNVTMEKEALILDTMQMAMATKNSGGVVIVQVERIAEKGTLKSKDVKIPGILVDCIVVAKPENHWQTFVEQYNPSFSGEIRIPMRSIAALEMNERKIIARRAAFELKPNSVVNLGIGMPEGIAIVANEEKIIEYLTLTAEPGVIGGVPSGGTNFGTAANTEAIIDQPSQFDFYDGGGLDIAFLGLAQADRQGNLNVSKFGRNFTGCGGFINISQNSKRVVFTGTFTAGGLEIGIENGNLKIIKEGKSKKFLNQVEQITFSGAYAASKGLDVLYVTERCVFRLIPEGLELIEIAPGIDLEKDILEQMDFKPVMNKPPKLMDSRIFMESSMNLKEDLLTVPLSERISYDKAQNIFFVNFEGYSVKTSEDIAEIVKFVTDILAPIGKKVYTIVNYDNFFINPDLIDEYTEMVKALVEKYYISTTRYTTSAFIRLKLGDALIKRNLAPHIYETGEQARKALL, via the coding sequence ATGACCGATACCGAAAAAAGCACCATCAAGCATCCCATACTGTCATTTTCAACAAGCGGAATAAAAAAAGGCAAGATTGTCTCTGCAGAAGAAGCCATCCGCGTCATACACAGCGGAGACACGGTTGTGGTGGGAGGGTTTGTGGGAACAGGCGTACCAGAAGAAATTCTGAAAGCCATAGAAAACCAGTTCATCAGTTCAACAACGCCAAACGATCTCACTCTGGTTTATACGGCAGGAATAGGCTCCAAGGGCGAAAAAGGAGTAAACAGACTTGGGATGGCCGGCCTTCTGAAAAAAGTCATTGGAGGTCACTGGGGGCTGGCTCCTAAACTCCAGGAACTTGCACTCGACTCAAAAATAGAGGCTTATAATTTACCCCAGGGAGTTATATCCCATATGTATAGGGATATAGCGGCAAAAAACCCAAGAACAATTTCATCTGTAGGCATTGGAACTTATATAGATCCGAGAAATGGAGGAGGCAAGGTCAACGATATTACAAAAGATGATATTGTTGAACTTATCAATTTTGATGGGAAAGAATACCTTGCTTACAAAACCTTTCCCATTAATGTGGCGATTCTGAGGGGAACCACAGCAGATACAGACGGCAATGTTACAATGGAAAAGGAGGCTCTCATCCTTGATACAATGCAGATGGCCATGGCCACCAAAAACTCCGGAGGCGTTGTTATTGTCCAGGTTGAAAGAATTGCCGAAAAAGGAACACTAAAATCAAAAGACGTCAAAATACCTGGCATTCTTGTTGACTGCATTGTTGTTGCAAAACCTGAAAACCATTGGCAGACATTTGTCGAGCAGTATAATCCTTCATTTTCAGGCGAAATAAGAATCCCCATGAGAAGTATTGCTGCTCTTGAAATGAACGAGAGAAAAATAATCGCCAGAAGGGCCGCCTTTGAGCTTAAACCTAACAGCGTAGTAAATCTTGGCATAGGCATGCCTGAAGGAATAGCCATAGTAGCCAATGAAGAAAAGATTATAGAGTATCTGACTCTAACCGCAGAACCGGGAGTTATTGGTGGTGTCCCGTCAGGAGGAACCAATTTTGGCACTGCGGCCAACACCGAAGCAATAATTGATCAGCCTTCTCAATTTGATTTTTATGACGGAGGCGGGCTTGATATCGCTTTTCTCGGACTCGCCCAGGCAGACAGACAGGGGAATCTTAACGTCAGTAAATTTGGCCGAAACTTCACTGGCTGCGGGGGGTTCATAAACATAAGCCAAAACTCCAAAAGAGTTGTATTCACAGGGACATTTACCGCTGGAGGGCTTGAAATAGGGATAGAAAACGGAAATCTAAAAATAATCAAGGAAGGAAAATCTAAAAAATTCCTCAATCAGGTGGAACAGATCACTTTCAGTGGCGCATATGCAGCATCAAAGGGTCTTGATGTACTATACGTAACCGAAAGGTGCGTTTTCAGACTCATTCCCGAAGGATTGGAGCTGATAGAAATTGCTCCTGGGATTGATCTTGAAAAAGACATCCTTGAGCAGATGGATTTCAAACCTGTAATGAACAAGCCTCCCAAACTCATGGATTCAAGAATTTTTATGGAATCCTCCATGAATCTGAAAGAAGATCTGCTGACAGTTCCACTTAGTGAAAGGATTTCCTATGATAAGGCGCAAAATATCTTCTTCGTAAATTTTGAAGGATATTCGGTAAAAACATCCGAGGACATTGCAGAGATAGTAAAATTTGTAACCGACATACTGGCGCCAATTGGTAAAAAAGTCTATACGATTGTCAATTATGACAATTTTTTTATTAATCCTGATCTGATAGATGAATATACGGAAATGGTTAAGGCACTTGTTGAAAAATACTACATCAGCACAACAAGATACACGACAAGTGCCTTCATTAGACTTAAATTGGGAGATGCCCTGATAAAAAGGAATCTTGCCCCCCATATCTATGAGACAGGAGAGCAGGCAAGGAAAGCTCTCCTATAG
- a CDS encoding YhdP family protein yields MATKSKPRNISYIKNRILKLLFASFLSLIILSSLLIIFISIPRIQLAVANRISAQYGLALTSFRFNLHPGLKYLTIQFSDIKGLNSSNDVKLGVKSCRYSLNYSDLMSATFYPEILEIIEPDISLSGAEKDDSPGGLKNSVAGLYAFLDSGLPETIKSFSIKKGAVFLDGITVENFNASLLRKPEDIKKANFSLDFYVRDKNNRFPFKAGGLFAYNAAGLDFVKIGSSFDSVPVSTVPWPESFRGISGVFSSKGINIEWHKGGAVLASGSIHLPEAGFMLDAYNELKSYNLSGTDIKFEAEFLKSALDIRAFEIKGDDFSLSSSCYIPFDNGANGMSLSVRSSMMPMSRFKALYPAPVTPTWIAKRLLPLFSGGNAKLSNLLIQGPFDRIIGLDKKENSSSLLLDIDIDSIDIADFGGSIESKSVSANVLLDKGRLVVSGVKGRIGNSVIRDAVYDYVDTYADKSIENWSISGTFSIPDLHAISESGISPKIVRDTAIDIEGAEGVLDGNIRFSYHPDWKFISITGGKISSNEIGFFHPMMESPIKMDNLNVEFDDKGVAKLGFSANWRNSVGDIKGTLDIFKGNLKIAGNAMVDAFDISDILKNKSGGSSDIIFKGKQKTDFKISASNWQMKVAFNSSLQGFSGKFGGFVLPSLGNDSSLKIGLSQPRANLWKLDNFDFLLGSGRLSASVPVGLGSLHQFSFSLRNFDIGKLGVYHGETGLSFSGNLDGDILIKRLAYGGFYPGVFGEMRATDTGIKMPGLPLVKKGNGRVIFSGQRIYSESLKFGVGDTSLDIFADLMGWKGLKGKIGIKARDLVLPPSDDDKESEDFVPVFDGDFAMNSDLDVGIDIESGITPSKMRFGRTTATCLFKNGRFDIKDGKMRMPGGEIRFRLMQPEDNKNSILARAYVNLDKQKLTDTFAYIGEEKNISKIDGAVFSTDAYIYCSGKNKNEFISSLGGYIHCNVEDGIIRKSSVIFSILSMLNLEKFLHERPEGVSKEGFYFSNLDAGFKIKDGVLSTHDLVIKSPIINIGATGDIDLNNKNLDLDMVAAPLVTIDSFISNLPFVGYILTGNDRALISYYFKVKGPIGSPETNYIPLKNIPKSILGYLQRIFMTPGRIPEEISDMKGLILERE; encoded by the coding sequence ATGGCTACTAAAAGTAAACCAAGAAATATTTCTTATATCAAGAATAGGATACTAAAGCTTCTATTCGCGTCTTTTCTGTCCCTTATAATACTATCTTCACTACTAATCATTTTTATAAGTATACCCAGGATTCAGCTTGCCGTTGCAAACAGAATTTCAGCCCAATATGGTTTGGCTCTGACTTCCTTCAGATTTAATCTGCATCCGGGCCTGAAATATTTGACCATTCAATTCTCAGACATCAAAGGTTTGAACTCATCAAATGATGTTAAATTGGGGGTCAAGTCATGCAGGTATTCACTTAATTATTCTGATCTGATGTCTGCCACTTTTTATCCTGAAATACTTGAAATTATAGAACCAGACATATCTTTATCAGGGGCAGAAAAAGATGATAGTCCAGGTGGATTAAAAAACTCTGTTGCCGGATTATATGCTTTTCTTGATAGTGGGCTGCCCGAGACCATCAAATCCTTTTCAATTAAAAAAGGGGCGGTTTTTTTAGATGGTATTACCGTTGAAAATTTCAATGCAAGTCTTTTAAGAAAGCCAGAAGATATTAAGAAGGCAAACTTCAGCCTTGATTTCTATGTCAGGGACAAGAATAATCGATTCCCTTTTAAAGCAGGAGGGCTGTTCGCGTATAATGCCGCAGGGCTTGATTTTGTAAAAATAGGTTCATCATTTGATTCTGTTCCTGTTTCAACAGTGCCTTGGCCTGAAAGTTTCAGAGGGATTTCCGGCGTATTTTCCTCAAAAGGCATTAATATTGAATGGCATAAGGGGGGGGCGGTTTTGGCAAGCGGAAGTATTCATTTGCCCGAAGCCGGTTTTATGCTGGACGCCTATAACGAACTTAAGTCCTATAATCTTTCCGGGACTGATATAAAATTTGAGGCCGAGTTTTTGAAATCAGCGCTGGATATCAGGGCTTTCGAAATAAAAGGCGATGATTTTTCACTATCTTCCTCTTGTTATATCCCTTTTGACAATGGGGCAAATGGAATGAGCCTTTCGGTAAGAAGTTCCATGATGCCAATGTCAAGGTTCAAGGCTCTTTATCCGGCGCCTGTAACGCCAACGTGGATTGCTAAAAGGCTGTTGCCTCTGTTTTCGGGCGGTAATGCGAAACTTAGCAATCTGCTTATCCAGGGCCCTTTTGACCGAATAATCGGCCTGGATAAAAAAGAAAATTCCTCGTCCCTTCTTTTGGATATTGATATTGACTCTATAGATATTGCTGATTTTGGAGGGTCTATCGAATCCAAATCAGTTTCCGCGAATGTGCTTCTTGATAAGGGCAGACTTGTGGTTTCAGGGGTAAAAGGCAGAATTGGCAATTCTGTGATCAGGGATGCTGTTTATGACTATGTGGATACTTATGCTGACAAAAGTATTGAAAACTGGTCAATAAGTGGAACTTTTTCAATTCCGGATCTTCATGCGATATCTGAATCAGGCATATCTCCAAAAATTGTAAGGGACACAGCCATTGATATTGAAGGCGCTGAAGGTGTTCTTGATGGGAATATAAGGTTCTCATATCATCCTGACTGGAAGTTCATAAGTATCACTGGCGGTAAAATATCTTCAAATGAGATTGGCTTTTTCCATCCCATGATGGAATCGCCTATAAAGATGGATAATCTGAATGTCGAGTTTGATGATAAAGGGGTGGCTAAGCTTGGGTTTTCAGCAAACTGGAGAAATTCTGTCGGAGACATTAAAGGTACGTTGGACATCTTCAAAGGAAATTTAAAAATTGCCGGGAATGCAATGGTCGATGCTTTCGACATATCAGACATATTGAAGAATAAATCAGGAGGTTCTTCCGATATAATATTTAAGGGGAAACAAAAGACTGATTTTAAGATTTCAGCCTCAAACTGGCAAATGAAGGTAGCTTTCAATTCAAGTCTTCAAGGCTTCTCAGGCAAATTTGGTGGATTTGTTCTTCCTTCACTTGGGAATGATTCCTCTTTGAAAATTGGTTTGTCTCAACCAAGAGCAAATCTATGGAAACTGGATAATTTTGATTTTTTACTTGGAAGTGGCCGGTTGTCAGCTTCTGTTCCGGTAGGCCTTGGTAGTCTGCATCAGTTTTCATTCTCTCTCAGAAATTTTGATATTGGAAAACTCGGGGTTTATCATGGGGAAACCGGACTTTCGTTTTCTGGCAATCTTGATGGCGACATACTCATCAAAAGACTCGCTTACGGTGGTTTTTATCCGGGCGTTTTTGGAGAGATGCGCGCAACTGATACCGGAATCAAAATGCCTGGATTACCTCTGGTAAAAAAAGGGAATGGGAGAGTCATCTTCAGCGGGCAGAGAATTTATTCTGAAAGTCTCAAGTTTGGTGTTGGTGACACCTCTCTTGATATTTTTGCAGATCTGATGGGATGGAAGGGGCTGAAAGGCAAAATTGGGATAAAAGCCAGGGACCTTGTTCTTCCCCCATCTGATGACGATAAAGAATCCGAAGATTTTGTGCCTGTTTTTGATGGTGATTTTGCGATGAATTCGGATCTTGATGTGGGTATTGATATAGAATCAGGGATTACCCCATCAAAAATGAGATTTGGCAGAACCACGGCAACATGTCTTTTTAAAAATGGCCGTTTTGATATCAAAGACGGTAAAATGAGGATGCCTGGTGGGGAAATCCGTTTCAGGCTCATGCAACCAGAAGATAATAAAAACTCAATTTTGGCAAGGGCTTATGTAAATCTTGATAAACAGAAGCTAACGGATACTTTCGCTTATATAGGCGAGGAAAAAAATATCTCTAAAATTGATGGTGCAGTCTTTTCAACCGATGCCTATATCTACTGTTCCGGCAAAAATAAAAATGAGTTTATTTCAAGCCTTGGTGGATATATTCACTGCAATGTTGAAGACGGTATAATAAGAAAGTCGTCTGTTATTTTTTCTATTCTTAGCATGCTCAACCTTGAAAAATTTCTTCATGAGAGACCCGAAGGTGTCTCAAAAGAAGGGTTTTATTTTAGCAATCTTGATGCAGGATTTAAAATAAAGGATGGGGTTTTATCCACGCATGATCTTGTCATAAAGAGTCCGATAATAAATATAGGCGCTACAGGGGATATTGACCTGAATAACAAAAACCTTGACCTGGATATGGTTGCTGCCCCGCTCGTTACTATTGACAGTTTTATAAGCAATCTCCCATTTGTGGGTTATATTCTGACCGGAAACGATAGGGCTCTGATTTCATATTATTTTAAGGTGAAAGGTCCCATAGGGTCTCCTGAAACAAACTATATACCACTTAAGAATATCCCCAAAAGCATTCTTGGATATCTGCAGCGCATATTCATGACCCCTGGCAGAATACCTGAAGAAATAAGTGATATGAAGGGTTTGATTCTTGAGAGGGAGTGA